The Stieleria sp. JC731 genome has a segment encoding these proteins:
- a CDS encoding DUF1598 domain-containing protein → MRCVRNRHWIALILAAAIGPVSSFAEETNVVSTTAARAIQAGEFAVAKSAVEQSGNDQSLRDQWLGKIAQSQSSMGESVGALRTLRDIDSPSIRQGVLEHGPSVNANGASGGGAFADFDSLMQLIQTTVVPDTWEALGGNSTMAAYPQGIFVDPQGTVSVSATSQSPDTQDELANLRSVLTEAVGESNVDWRAPAAMRSVSFRRLRDAIAQRRITGQDLGDVIRNLGGLSTIQYVVFTDDDIVIAGPVGGILESDGWFVDAQSGMATMRLDFLSRSLKSCLSDAAFGCTIDPTHEGMQAAMQVASEIQIGKRPIAKAADDLGEALGMQNVQVFGAPGDNALALLMVEADRHMKQLALGVHPMPENAINYLDAVDQLIDQGPPSDLLLRLWFTANAIDVRTDQDQKVFELQGTPIRLSRENQRALANGGRGAVIADPRSELFVADFNRNWDRIRELYPIYSSLESLYRSAAIAQLIDQYGSSETHHQLAESLSGEEDQSIWLLHAPRQVPSIATRHTVRRGKQRHQIVLASGGVFISPDDVIDDQLVTYASLSDRSTIASDKPIMIQQWWWDLP, encoded by the coding sequence ATGAGATGCGTTCGAAACAGACATTGGATAGCGTTAATCTTGGCTGCGGCGATCGGTCCTGTTTCCTCCTTTGCGGAGGAGACAAACGTTGTATCAACAACAGCCGCTCGCGCGATCCAAGCTGGGGAATTTGCGGTGGCCAAATCGGCGGTCGAGCAATCCGGCAACGATCAGTCACTACGGGATCAATGGTTAGGCAAAATTGCCCAGTCTCAGTCGTCGATGGGAGAGTCCGTTGGAGCTTTGCGGACACTGCGTGACATCGATTCGCCATCAATCCGGCAGGGGGTTCTTGAGCATGGCCCTTCGGTTAACGCGAACGGGGCTTCTGGCGGCGGTGCGTTTGCCGACTTCGATAGTCTGATGCAATTGATTCAGACGACCGTGGTACCTGATACGTGGGAAGCCTTGGGTGGCAACAGCACGATGGCTGCCTATCCTCAAGGAATTTTTGTCGATCCACAGGGCACCGTTTCTGTCAGCGCGACTTCGCAATCACCGGACACGCAAGACGAATTGGCCAATCTGCGAAGCGTCTTGACCGAGGCGGTTGGCGAATCAAATGTCGATTGGCGTGCCCCGGCAGCGATGCGCAGCGTTTCGTTTCGAAGACTAAGAGACGCGATCGCACAGCGTCGAATCACCGGCCAAGATTTGGGCGACGTGATCCGCAATCTGGGCGGACTATCAACGATTCAGTATGTCGTGTTCACAGACGACGACATTGTGATCGCGGGACCTGTCGGCGGCATCCTCGAAAGTGACGGTTGGTTCGTCGATGCCCAGTCCGGTATGGCCACGATGCGATTGGATTTTCTTTCACGCAGTTTGAAGTCCTGTTTGTCGGACGCTGCCTTTGGCTGCACCATCGATCCGACCCATGAAGGTATGCAGGCGGCGATGCAAGTCGCCTCCGAAATTCAAATCGGTAAGCGTCCGATCGCCAAGGCGGCTGATGATCTTGGCGAAGCGTTGGGGATGCAAAACGTTCAAGTGTTTGGTGCTCCGGGTGACAATGCGCTCGCACTTCTGATGGTCGAAGCAGATCGTCACATGAAGCAGTTGGCATTGGGCGTTCATCCGATGCCTGAGAATGCGATCAACTATTTGGATGCCGTCGATCAGCTGATCGACCAGGGACCGCCAAGTGATTTGTTGTTGAGGCTATGGTTTACTGCAAATGCGATCGACGTCCGAACCGATCAAGACCAGAAGGTGTTCGAGCTGCAGGGTACACCGATTCGGCTGAGCCGCGAAAACCAACGCGCGCTCGCCAACGGCGGGCGTGGTGCTGTGATTGCGGATCCGCGTAGCGAATTGTTCGTCGCGGATTTCAATCGAAATTGGGATCGGATTCGTGAGCTGTATCCGATTTATTCGTCGCTTGAGTCGCTTTATCGATCGGCCGCGATTGCACAATTGATTGATCAGTACGGCAGTTCCGAAACGCATCACCAGTTGGCGGAAAGTTTGTCCGGTGAAGAAGACCAATCCATTTGGTTGCTCCACGCACCACGCCAGGTTCCATCGATCGCTACCCGCCACACGGTTCGCCGGGGCAAGCAGCGTCATCAAATTGTCTTAGCCAGTGGTGGCGTCTTCATATCGCCTGATGATGTCATTGACGATCAACTGGTGACATACGCATCGCTGAGCGACCGTTCGACGATCGCAAGCGACAAGCCGATCATGATCCAGCAATGGTGGTGGGATCTTCCTTAA
- a CDS encoding chloride channel protein, giving the protein MRTLRRLNSAFGFQTSAKWIILATVVGLTSGIAAIAFDVLGQLIIRLTLVHVAGYSPPEALGEFSRFDRILGGPTAPFSPWWIVLIMTAGGLASGLLVYTFAPEAAGAGTDAALDAFHNRQGRIQARIPFVKTLASAITLGTGGSGGREGPIAQICAGFASALSAKLKLSNRERRILLAAGMGAGVGAIFRAPLAGAIFAGEILYSDADLEADVILPSSAAAVIAYSVYTQSLPAESRFVPLFGEDLQHLFSTPFELLPYGILAIVLTIVAIGYVRVLHGTRQLFEKLPIVPHLRPAIGAGLAGLAAIGLLYLFRGDARVLGVLGTGYGSLQVAVTAASQMGIPLLLAIAVGKTLTAALTISSGGAGGVFGPSMVIGGCIGASIGLTFQAIVPSLVSEPEAFAVVGMAGFFAGVARAPISTIIMVRALTGDYGLLLPTMLVSTLTFFMCRRFRLYEKQVPTRMDSRAHRGDFIVDVLEGLRVEDIYRNDQNVVRISEGMSLDEIVHGLAYTNQHYFPVIDSEDNMIGIFSDEDVRAYLYDDTLWKLVNAEDVMISNFISVSPEDNLNTALKRFTSLNLDELPVIHPDQPRKLLGMLRRKETIDAYNRRLVDLKRYETEH; this is encoded by the coding sequence GTGCGCACCTTACGACGTCTCAATTCTGCATTTGGCTTTCAGACCTCCGCCAAGTGGATCATCTTGGCGACCGTGGTCGGATTGACGTCTGGGATCGCCGCAATCGCGTTCGACGTTCTGGGGCAGCTGATCATCCGTTTGACGTTGGTCCATGTCGCCGGCTATTCCCCACCGGAAGCGTTGGGCGAATTCTCTCGATTCGATCGGATTCTGGGCGGGCCGACTGCACCATTTTCACCTTGGTGGATCGTCCTGATTATGACCGCAGGCGGTTTGGCGAGCGGTCTGCTTGTCTATACGTTTGCTCCTGAAGCGGCGGGTGCCGGCACCGATGCGGCTCTCGATGCGTTCCACAACCGACAAGGCCGGATACAAGCTCGCATCCCCTTCGTGAAGACACTGGCTTCGGCAATCACCTTGGGAACGGGAGGGTCGGGAGGACGCGAAGGCCCGATCGCTCAGATCTGCGCGGGCTTCGCCTCGGCGCTCAGCGCCAAACTAAAACTATCCAACCGCGAACGCCGCATCCTGCTCGCCGCGGGTATGGGGGCGGGGGTGGGGGCGATCTTCCGCGCGCCCCTGGCCGGAGCGATTTTCGCAGGCGAAATCCTCTATAGCGATGCCGACCTTGAGGCCGACGTGATACTGCCGTCTTCGGCAGCTGCAGTGATCGCGTATAGCGTCTACACCCAGTCGCTTCCGGCTGAATCTCGCTTCGTCCCGCTGTTTGGTGAAGACCTGCAGCACCTTTTCAGCACGCCTTTCGAATTGCTGCCCTATGGAATACTGGCGATCGTTTTGACGATCGTTGCGATCGGATACGTGCGGGTTCTACACGGGACACGTCAACTGTTTGAAAAACTGCCGATCGTCCCTCACCTGCGGCCAGCAATCGGTGCCGGTCTTGCCGGATTAGCGGCAATTGGCTTGCTTTATCTTTTCCGCGGCGATGCGCGAGTGCTGGGTGTGCTGGGCACCGGCTACGGGTCTCTTCAGGTCGCTGTGACCGCGGCCAGCCAAATGGGTATTCCCCTTTTGTTAGCGATCGCTGTTGGAAAAACACTGACCGCCGCTTTAACAATCAGCTCCGGTGGTGCCGGTGGTGTCTTCGGCCCATCCATGGTGATCGGCGGCTGCATTGGTGCATCGATTGGCCTGACGTTTCAAGCGATCGTCCCCAGCTTGGTCAGCGAACCCGAAGCGTTTGCGGTCGTGGGAATGGCCGGGTTCTTTGCCGGCGTTGCGCGAGCACCAATTTCGACGATCATCATGGTCCGTGCCCTCACCGGGGACTATGGCCTGCTGCTGCCCACAATGTTGGTTTCGACGTTGACGTTCTTTATGTGCCGAAGGTTTCGGCTCTATGAGAAACAAGTCCCAACACGAATGGATTCACGCGCACACCGAGGAGACTTTATTGTCGATGTCTTGGAAGGCTTGCGTGTCGAAGACATTTACCGCAATGACCAAAACGTTGTCCGAATCTCCGAAGGTATGAGCCTGGACGAAATTGTTCACGGCTTGGCCTACACCAACCAGCATTACTTTCCGGTCATCGATTCCGAAGACAACATGATCGGAATCTTCAGTGACGAAGACGTCCGTGCCTACCTGTACGATGACACACTGTGGAAGCTGGTTAATGCCGAAGACGTCATGATCAGCAACTTCATATCGGTTTCTCCAGAAGACAACCTGAATACCGCTTTAAAGCGTTTTACGTCGCTTAACCTGGATGAGTTGCCAGTGATTCATCCCGATCAGCCTCGCAAATTGCTCGGAATGCTTCGGCGAAAAGAAACCATCGACGCCTACAACAGGCGACTGGTCGATCTGAAACGCTACGAGACAGAACACTAG
- a CDS encoding acyl-CoA desaturase — protein sequence MQSSDAPSRSRTRATNPPVEITDTDASVTESAVTDESVSLVSDAESVSNEATADSKPGRLATPEKTRPTRVMWEYVAVLSIVHMIAALAIVPWFFSYLFTWSGLVIAIGGHFFFGMLGITIGYHRLLTHRGFTCPKWLEHFFAILGMCNLQDSPARWVAIHRMHHQHSDKEDDPHSPLVSFLWGHVGWVVIRHRDFDRTSHYERYVRDLLRDPFYLRLERRGGWFMVFLAHAAALTLIGAIVGYFVGGSSEALRYAASYYVWGVAVRTVFVLHGTWAVNSIAHVFGYRNYETRDASRNNWLVALFSHGEGWHNNHHAEPRAAAHGHRWWEFDMSWRIIRMMEMVGLAKDVVRPKSMR from the coding sequence ATGCAATCAAGTGATGCACCCTCGCGGTCACGCACTCGCGCAACCAATCCGCCAGTCGAAATTACCGACACCGACGCTAGCGTTACAGAGTCGGCGGTGACTGACGAATCGGTTTCTTTGGTATCTGATGCTGAATCAGTATCGAACGAAGCCACTGCGGATTCGAAACCCGGTCGCCTCGCTACTCCCGAAAAGACTCGCCCCACCCGGGTGATGTGGGAATACGTTGCGGTGCTTTCGATCGTCCACATGATTGCTGCCCTCGCGATCGTTCCGTGGTTTTTTAGCTATCTGTTTACTTGGTCCGGGCTGGTGATCGCTATCGGCGGCCACTTCTTTTTCGGAATGCTGGGTATCACGATCGGCTATCACCGACTGTTGACCCACCGCGGATTCACGTGTCCAAAATGGCTGGAACACTTCTTCGCCATTTTGGGAATGTGCAACCTTCAGGATTCGCCGGCTCGTTGGGTGGCGATCCACAGAATGCACCACCAGCACAGTGACAAAGAAGACGATCCCCATTCGCCGCTGGTTAGCTTCCTGTGGGGCCATGTAGGCTGGGTCGTGATTCGGCACCGTGACTTTGATAGGACCAGTCATTACGAACGCTACGTCCGCGATTTGCTTCGCGATCCGTTCTACCTTCGACTGGAACGACGCGGCGGTTGGTTCATGGTCTTCCTAGCGCACGCGGCAGCACTAACACTGATCGGCGCGATCGTCGGGTACTTTGTCGGCGGCAGCAGCGAAGCACTTCGTTACGCGGCTAGCTACTACGTCTGGGGTGTCGCGGTCCGCACCGTGTTTGTCCTTCACGGAACTTGGGCAGTGAACTCGATTGCCCACGTGTTTGGGTATCGCAATTACGAAACCCGAGATGCCAGCCGCAACAACTGGCTCGTCGCTTTGTTTTCACACGGCGAAGGCTGGCACAACAACCATCATGCCGAACCACGTGCCGCTGCACACGGCCACCGCTGGTGGGAATTTGACATGTCTTGGCGAATCATCCGGATGATGGAAATGGTCGGGCTGGCCAAAGATGTCGTCCGTCCAAAATCGATGCGTTAA
- a CDS encoding small basic protein, which yields MTLDRSLKVRAGAIKTRNVLTRAERIAQLQRQDKFNEAEDVLGMPKTRVLKVSLKKKKKVKKPEEDNKKKK from the coding sequence ATGACGCTCGATCGCAGCCTGAAGGTACGTGCCGGGGCGATTAAGACGCGAAACGTGCTGACCCGTGCCGAGCGGATCGCCCAGTTGCAACGGCAAGACAAATTCAACGAAGCAGAAGACGTTCTCGGAATGCCGAAGACGCGCGTTCTGAAAGTCTCGTTGAAGAAAAAGAAAAAGGTCAAGAAGCCCGAAGAAGACAACAAGAAGAAGAAATAG
- a CDS encoding beta-ketoacyl-[acyl-carrier-protein] synthase family protein, producing the protein MDRRRVVVTGIGMINPMGHDAQTVWKGLQAGKSGVGYTTLFDASGFPTKISAEVKDWNLTDADHPLGGTDQLGRHTKFAIGAAKQAIQDSGVLEVISDPVRFGVYLGSGEGNQDFNTFSQMMTAAIAGGDFDASTFISKGLQLLDPAKELEQEPNMPAAHLATMFNAQGPNLNCLTACAASSQAVGEATEMIRRGDADVMLAGGTHSMIHPFGVTGFNLLTALSESNDEPTKASRPFDRLRNGFVLGEGSAMVVLEELESAQKRGATIYGEIAGYGTTADAYRITDIPPDGHGGIAAMRMSIADAGLKPNDIRYVNAHGTSTQVNDKVETLACKQVFGDNAANVPVSSTKSMMGHLIAAAGVTEMIVCLLAMRDSILPPTINYENPDPLCDLDYVPNEARKADIPYALNNSFGFGGQNVTLCLSRDIA; encoded by the coding sequence ATGGACCGTCGTCGAGTCGTTGTCACTGGCATCGGAATGATCAACCCGATGGGACATGATGCGCAGACCGTATGGAAGGGCTTGCAAGCTGGAAAAAGCGGAGTCGGATACACAACGCTATTCGATGCCAGCGGCTTCCCCACAAAGATCAGCGCCGAAGTCAAAGACTGGAACCTGACGGACGCCGATCATCCCCTCGGTGGCACCGATCAATTGGGACGCCATACGAAATTTGCTATCGGCGCCGCCAAACAGGCGATCCAGGACAGCGGCGTCTTAGAAGTGATCAGCGATCCGGTTCGATTTGGCGTTTATCTCGGCAGCGGCGAAGGCAACCAGGACTTCAACACTTTCAGCCAAATGATGACCGCTGCAATCGCAGGCGGAGACTTTGACGCTTCGACGTTCATCTCCAAAGGCCTGCAATTGCTCGACCCGGCAAAGGAACTGGAGCAGGAACCCAACATGCCGGCGGCCCACTTGGCAACGATGTTCAATGCCCAGGGCCCCAACCTGAACTGCTTGACCGCATGCGCCGCTAGCAGCCAAGCCGTCGGAGAAGCGACTGAGATGATCCGCCGTGGTGACGCCGACGTCATGCTGGCCGGTGGCACTCACAGCATGATTCACCCGTTTGGCGTCACGGGATTCAACTTGTTAACCGCATTAAGTGAAAGCAACGACGAACCGACAAAAGCCAGTCGCCCCTTTGACCGTTTGCGAAACGGATTCGTGCTCGGCGAAGGTTCCGCCATGGTGGTCCTGGAAGAACTTGAAAGCGCGCAAAAACGCGGTGCGACGATCTACGGTGAAATCGCTGGCTACGGAACGACCGCCGACGCCTACCGGATTACGGACATCCCACCGGACGGGCATGGTGGGATCGCCGCGATGCGTATGTCCATCGCCGACGCTGGACTGAAACCAAACGACATTCGCTACGTCAACGCTCACGGGACAAGCACCCAGGTCAATGACAAAGTCGAAACCTTGGCGTGTAAACAAGTTTTTGGTGACAACGCTGCCAATGTTCCGGTCAGCAGCACGAAAAGCATGATGGGACACCTGATTGCAGCCGCGGGCGTTACCGAAATGATTGTTTGCCTGCTCGCGATGCGTGACAGCATCCTGCCGCCAACGATCAATTACGAAAACCCTGATCCGTTGTGCGATTTGGACTACGTTCCCAATGAAGCGCGAAAAGCCGACATCCCATACGCCTTGAACAACAGCTTCGGCTTTGGCGGTCAAAACGTCACCCTGTGCTTGTCACGAGACATCGCCTAG
- a CDS encoding 3-hydroxyacyl-ACP dehydratase FabZ family protein — protein sequence MRWFWVDRFTEFVSGSHAAGIKNVCLDAEVVDEYCPGYPMLPPTLIIEGMAQLGGIMVAEAFDFDKRVVLAKVGKASFHQPALNGDTLQYHVKLDALQDNGGTVTCTSHCDGNLQAEIELMFAFLEDGTIVEGPLFEPDDLKGMLQIMKFFTVAIDKNGNRFPKYAKLETVD from the coding sequence ATGCGTTGGTTTTGGGTCGATCGATTCACGGAATTCGTCAGTGGCTCGCACGCGGCAGGCATCAAAAATGTCTGCCTCGATGCGGAAGTCGTCGATGAGTATTGCCCGGGATACCCGATGCTGCCACCAACCCTGATTATCGAAGGGATGGCTCAGCTAGGCGGCATCATGGTGGCCGAAGCATTCGACTTTGATAAACGAGTCGTGCTTGCCAAAGTTGGCAAAGCGAGCTTCCACCAACCGGCACTTAACGGCGATACCCTGCAGTACCACGTCAAATTGGACGCACTTCAGGACAATGGCGGCACGGTGACTTGCACCAGTCATTGTGATGGGAATCTGCAGGCCGAGATCGAGCTGATGTTTGCTTTCCTGGAAGACGGAACGATCGTCGAAGGACCGCTTTTCGAACCGGATGACTTGAAAGGCATGCTTCAGATCATGAAGTTCTTCACCGTGGCCATCGACAAGAACGGCAATCGATTCCCAAAATACGCCAAACTGGAAACGGTCGATTGA
- a CDS encoding acyl carrier protein — protein sequence MALTEEEIFAKVNEALQDALGVDEDEATEDATLVGDLGAESIDFLDIVFKLEKAFDIQIPREELSPEDILTNSQYVQDGTVTPEGLAELERRMPWANLDDFKADPKVQNFGNLLTVGDLCRYVATKVNA from the coding sequence ATGGCACTGACAGAAGAAGAAATTTTCGCCAAGGTTAACGAAGCACTCCAAGACGCTTTGGGTGTCGACGAAGACGAAGCAACCGAAGACGCGACCTTGGTTGGCGATCTGGGTGCAGAGTCGATCGACTTTTTGGACATCGTCTTCAAGCTGGAAAAGGCGTTCGACATTCAGATCCCTCGCGAAGAACTGTCGCCCGAAGACATCCTGACCAACAGCCAATACGTCCAAGACGGTACCGTCACCCCCGAGGGCTTGGCTGAACTGGAACGACGCATGCCATGGGCGAACTTGGACGACTTCAAGGCCGATCCTAAAGTCCAGAACTTTGGCAACCTGCTGACCGTCGGTGACCTTTGCCGATACGTCGCCACCAAGGTGAACGCGTAA
- a CDS encoding 3-hydroxyacyl-ACP dehydratase FabZ family protein, with amino-acid sequence MKYCQLDRITTLVPGKKIVAERTLRGDEEYLKDHFPRFPVMPGVMMLEALHQAAVWMIRTESNFEQPIVLLREVRNVKFGDFLAPDQTLQVTAEVIKESDGIFTVKAIAQKEGRTTVSARLILERSGSNDPVEIGTDEDVKRRVTKQFRELFGDVLSNETDDSTETGDAVSTT; translated from the coding sequence ATGAAGTACTGCCAGCTCGATCGAATTACCACTCTCGTTCCCGGCAAAAAGATCGTTGCCGAGCGGACGCTGCGTGGCGACGAGGAGTACCTCAAGGACCATTTCCCGCGTTTTCCGGTGATGCCCGGCGTCATGATGCTAGAAGCCTTGCATCAAGCGGCTGTCTGGATGATCCGAACCGAGTCGAATTTCGAGCAACCGATTGTGCTCCTACGCGAAGTTCGCAACGTGAAATTTGGTGATTTCCTGGCACCTGACCAGACTTTGCAGGTCACCGCCGAAGTCATCAAAGAATCCGACGGGATCTTTACCGTCAAAGCGATTGCCCAGAAAGAAGGCCGCACAACCGTCAGCGCACGGCTAATTCTCGAGCGTTCGGGTAGCAATGACCCGGTCGAGATTGGTACAGACGAAGATGTAAAAAGACGCGTCACCAAGCAGTTTCGCGAGCTTTTTGGTGACGTGCTCTCCAACGAGACTGATGACTCAACCGAGACTGGCGACGCCGTGTCGACAACATAA
- a CDS encoding DUF1553 domain-containing protein, whose translation MRFSVQPCFFALVVGSILPAIASGFEPGSVEFFEQNIRPVLVEHCFECHSESADQVGGSLWLDSADQMRAGGDSGPAVEPGDAEASVLISALKYESSEMPPEGQLPENVIEDFVAWVNAGAIDPRKASGTPAPSASKIDLELGRQFWAFRPLSTSALGGNASGHQSNPSDHAAVSVADQVDAFVQDRLQDSAIIANAKANPAQRLRRLAFDLTGLPPDESLRSRWLASPDETTWRQIVDELIDSRSFAQHWARHWMDVARYADSNGSDFNATYHDAWRYRDYLIDSFDQDRPLDELIRQHVAGDLLPADNDQQRYDNLVATTFLMLGPKMLSERDKEKLVMDVVDDQIDTLGRAFLGLTLGCARCHDHKFDPVPMEDYYALAGIFKSTQSLNGESQQYVSDFNRVPLPTSKEHRQQITDYENQLSDLEKQLKSAKQKQKQAENARTAGFLVDDVDAKKVGPWVESTYTKGFIGKGYSHDNNTAKGECTIEFRRKLPETGNYIVRFAYNTSGNRAGEVPIKVETADGIKELRLSQKESLDPPPWKSLGTFRFEAGQDAVVTISNEGTSGYVIADAVEFVSEKDADKGQNDEAQQRIAAAVKLVESINQKIKTLKGAKPLPIPVAMAPADLPDGEIADCNVHIRGEVYNLGDVVPRGFLQVCSPGDATIDSPEGSGRKELAFWLTDPDNPLVARVMVNRIWAKLFGEGIVRTVDNFGSRGELPSHPELLDALAIELMRSGWKAKPLIRQLVLSEAYSRSSDYDEQAYQADPENRLLWRANRKRIPAESIRDSMIVAAGEMTDQEPKTPVADKGVLVTKNNATTQEVVSGIDQPVRTIYLPVIRSNIDPLLQSLDVADPDLLVGKRPVTNVPGQALVLLNSEYVNAWANQTADRIFDERSQWDQRVDAVYRYCLSREVTAGEREAIEHYLGIDPRKLTAEQEQQCLRDLVASVFASTEFRMLD comes from the coding sequence ATGCGATTTTCTGTCCAACCATGCTTTTTTGCACTGGTCGTCGGCTCGATATTGCCTGCGATCGCTTCAGGATTCGAGCCCGGATCGGTCGAATTCTTCGAGCAAAACATTCGCCCAGTCCTCGTTGAGCATTGTTTTGAATGCCATAGCGAGAGCGCCGATCAGGTGGGGGGATCGCTATGGCTCGATTCGGCAGACCAAATGCGTGCCGGTGGGGACAGCGGCCCCGCCGTGGAACCCGGCGATGCCGAAGCGAGCGTATTGATTTCGGCGTTGAAATACGAATCGAGTGAGATGCCGCCGGAAGGTCAGTTGCCAGAAAACGTGATAGAAGACTTCGTTGCTTGGGTTAACGCAGGCGCGATCGATCCACGCAAAGCTAGTGGAACACCCGCACCATCTGCTTCCAAAATCGATCTCGAACTGGGAAGGCAGTTTTGGGCCTTCCGCCCACTGAGCACGTCCGCTCTCGGTGGCAATGCTTCAGGGCACCAAAGCAATCCCAGCGACCATGCTGCGGTATCGGTTGCCGATCAAGTCGACGCGTTCGTTCAAGACCGGCTGCAAGACAGCGCCATCATTGCCAACGCGAAAGCCAATCCCGCTCAGCGATTGCGACGTTTGGCGTTTGACCTGACCGGCCTTCCACCGGACGAGTCACTGCGAAGTCGTTGGTTGGCGTCGCCAGACGAGACAACTTGGCGACAGATCGTCGACGAGCTAATCGATTCACGTTCTTTTGCACAACACTGGGCGCGGCACTGGATGGATGTTGCGAGATACGCCGACAGCAATGGGAGCGATTTCAATGCGACCTACCATGATGCGTGGCGTTATCGCGACTACTTGATCGATTCGTTTGATCAAGATCGACCGCTCGATGAATTGATCCGGCAGCATGTCGCCGGTGATTTGCTTCCGGCGGATAACGATCAACAGCGTTATGACAATCTAGTCGCGACGACGTTCTTGATGCTTGGTCCGAAAATGCTAAGCGAACGTGACAAAGAGAAATTGGTCATGGATGTTGTCGACGACCAAATCGATACGCTAGGTCGAGCCTTCCTGGGGCTGACGCTGGGATGTGCCCGATGCCACGATCACAAATTCGATCCCGTCCCGATGGAAGACTACTATGCACTGGCAGGGATCTTTAAGAGTACGCAGTCGCTTAATGGCGAATCGCAACAATACGTCAGTGACTTTAACCGTGTTCCGCTACCGACGAGCAAAGAGCATCGGCAGCAGATTACTGACTACGAAAACCAGCTCAGTGATCTAGAAAAGCAGTTGAAGTCGGCGAAGCAAAAACAAAAGCAAGCCGAGAACGCACGCACGGCTGGCTTTTTGGTTGATGATGTCGATGCCAAAAAAGTAGGGCCCTGGGTCGAGTCAACGTATACGAAAGGCTTTATCGGAAAGGGATATTCCCACGACAATAACACCGCCAAAGGTGAGTGCACGATCGAGTTTCGGCGGAAGTTACCCGAGACAGGCAACTACATCGTTCGCTTTGCCTACAACACCAGCGGAAATCGTGCTGGCGAAGTTCCTATCAAAGTTGAAACGGCGGACGGCATCAAAGAGTTGCGTCTGTCGCAAAAGGAGTCGCTTGATCCGCCACCATGGAAATCGCTTGGAACGTTTCGTTTCGAGGCCGGACAAGATGCTGTTGTTACGATCAGCAACGAAGGAACGAGCGGTTATGTGATCGCCGATGCGGTGGAGTTTGTATCCGAAAAGGATGCTGACAAAGGACAAAACGATGAAGCTCAACAGCGAATTGCCGCTGCGGTGAAACTCGTCGAATCGATCAATCAGAAAATCAAAACGCTGAAGGGGGCCAAGCCGTTACCGATCCCCGTCGCGATGGCACCCGCCGATCTTCCCGATGGCGAAATCGCAGATTGCAACGTCCATATTCGTGGTGAGGTTTATAATCTCGGTGATGTTGTGCCGCGAGGCTTCCTGCAAGTCTGTTCGCCTGGTGATGCCACCATCGATTCTCCAGAAGGGAGCGGACGAAAAGAACTGGCGTTCTGGCTGACCGATCCAGACAACCCCTTAGTTGCACGGGTGATGGTCAATCGAATTTGGGCCAAGTTGTTCGGCGAGGGCATTGTCCGTACCGTCGACAACTTTGGCAGCCGAGGCGAATTGCCATCGCATCCTGAATTGCTGGATGCTTTGGCGATCGAATTGATGCGAAGCGGTTGGAAGGCAAAACCGCTGATTCGGCAGCTGGTTCTTTCGGAAGCTTATTCGCGGAGCAGCGACTACGACGAGCAAGCTTATCAAGCCGACCCTGAAAACCGACTACTTTGGCGAGCTAATCGTAAGCGGATTCCAGCGGAGTCGATCCGCGATTCGATGATCGTTGCCGCGGGAGAGATGACCGATCAAGAACCGAAAACTCCTGTCGCAGACAAAGGCGTTTTGGTGACGAAGAACAACGCGACGACTCAGGAAGTTGTCTCGGGAATCGATCAGCCCGTTCGCACGATCTACCTGCCTGTCATACGTAGCAACATCGATCCGCTTTTACAGTCACTTGATGTTGCCGATCCGGATTTGCTAGTCGGCAAACGCCCGGTGACGAATGTGCCGGGGCAAGCCTTGGTGCTGCTTAACAGTGAATACGTCAATGCGTGGGCGAACCAAACGGCGGATCGGATTTTTGACGAACGGTCCCAGTGGGACCAACGTGTTGATGCTGTTTACCGCTATTGCTTGTCACGTGAAGTCACAGCCGGCGAACGTGAGGCGATCGAGCACTACCTTGGCATCGATCCGCGAAAGCTGACCGCGGAACAAGAGCAGCAATGTTTGCGAGACTTAGTGGCTTCGGTATTCGCGTCGACAGAATTTCGAATGCTGGACTGA